In Streptomyces sp. TS71-3, the following proteins share a genomic window:
- a CDS encoding ABC transporter permease, with the protein MLRYALRRVPSALLVLLIASVVIFGVLHLAPGDPAVIAAGPDAPPRTVEAVRHQLGLDTSLPHQYLSWLRGAVTGDFGESYIRGLPVSTLIGNGLGNTLELTLGAIVLAIGLGGTAGLTLSAARGRIVRSATAALTALAFAMPPYVTGVLLVMVFAITNRILPAGGHASLLADPEIGVQYLIMPAFALALPAAATLARFLSASIRRVYDEEFIRTGTAKGLRPRRIVLRHALPNALPPVVTVLGIQVGQMLGGAIVVEAIFAWPGVGQLIIDSLKTSDYVVVQSLLLISVTVFVLLQTLTELLHAVIDPRLRLERA; encoded by the coding sequence ATGCTGCGCTACGCGCTCCGGCGCGTCCCCTCCGCCCTCCTGGTCCTGCTCATCGCGTCCGTCGTGATCTTCGGCGTTCTGCACCTGGCACCCGGAGACCCCGCGGTGATCGCCGCCGGCCCGGACGCCCCGCCCAGGACCGTCGAGGCCGTCCGGCACCAGCTGGGCCTGGACACCTCCCTGCCCCACCAGTACCTGAGCTGGCTGCGCGGCGCCGTGACCGGTGACTTCGGAGAGTCCTACATCCGGGGCCTGCCCGTCTCCACCCTCATCGGCAACGGCCTCGGCAACACGCTGGAGCTGACCCTCGGGGCGATCGTCCTGGCCATCGGCCTCGGCGGCACGGCCGGGCTCACCCTCTCCGCGGCCCGGGGCCGCATCGTCCGCTCGGCGACCGCCGCACTCACGGCGCTCGCGTTCGCGATGCCGCCGTACGTCACCGGCGTGCTGCTCGTGATGGTGTTCGCCATCACCAACCGGATCCTGCCCGCCGGCGGCCATGCGTCGCTGCTCGCGGACCCGGAGATCGGCGTCCAGTACCTGATCATGCCCGCCTTCGCGCTGGCTCTGCCCGCCGCCGCGACCCTCGCCCGGTTCCTGTCCGCCTCGATCCGCCGCGTGTACGACGAGGAGTTCATCCGCACCGGGACGGCGAAGGGCCTACGGCCGCGGCGGATCGTGCTGCGCCACGCGCTGCCGAACGCGCTGCCGCCGGTGGTGACCGTCCTCGGCATCCAGGTCGGCCAGATGCTCGGGGGAGCGATCGTGGTGGAGGCCATCTTCGCCTGGCCGGGCGTGGGCCAGCTCATCATCGACTCCCTCAAGACCAGCGACTACGTCGTCGTGCAGAGCCTGCTGCTGATCTCGGTCACGGTGTTCGTCCTCCTGCAGACCCTCACCGAGCTGCTGCACGCCGTCATCGACCCCCGACTCAGGCTGGAGCGAGCATGA
- a CDS encoding ABC transporter permease gives MTTVGEAPAPASPSRAPVRERVRSWPLRRPTLSIGVCLVTVLVLAAVLAPLLAPAPPSLQGPDAFAGPSAAHLLGTDEYGRDLFSRVLYGLRQDVVAAVVAVPLGALAGVVIGLAIGLSPWLDTVVQRLFDVMLSFTALVAGVTVAAIIGSGGKAVMLTIALVNVPLFGRLVRTSVVSERQRDYVTAAEVSGSGPVRVLLRHILPNSLDALIVQFALSMSTAVFIEGGMSYVGIGIRPPDPSLGSLLQSSVNFLSRNPWYAIGPMAAVTLLVLGFQLVADGLGARLLRR, from the coding sequence ATGACCACCGTCGGCGAGGCACCGGCCCCCGCATCCCCGTCCCGGGCGCCCGTGCGCGAACGGGTCCGGTCGTGGCCGCTGCGCCGGCCGACGCTGAGCATCGGCGTCTGCCTGGTGACCGTGCTGGTCCTGGCGGCCGTGCTGGCACCGCTGCTGGCGCCCGCACCGCCGTCCCTGCAGGGCCCGGACGCCTTCGCCGGCCCCTCGGCCGCGCATCTGCTGGGCACCGACGAGTACGGCCGCGACCTTTTCTCGCGGGTGCTGTACGGGCTGCGGCAGGACGTGGTCGCGGCGGTCGTCGCCGTGCCGCTCGGCGCCCTCGCCGGGGTCGTCATCGGCCTGGCGATCGGGCTGTCCCCGTGGCTCGACACGGTCGTCCAGCGGCTCTTCGACGTCATGCTGTCCTTCACCGCGCTGGTCGCGGGCGTCACCGTCGCGGCGATCATCGGATCCGGGGGCAAGGCGGTCATGCTGACCATCGCCCTGGTCAACGTGCCGCTGTTCGGCCGGCTCGTGCGGACGTCCGTCGTCAGCGAGCGGCAGCGGGACTACGTGACAGCCGCCGAGGTCTCGGGATCGGGACCGGTCCGGGTGCTGCTGCGCCACATCCTGCCCAACAGCCTCGACGCGCTGATCGTCCAGTTCGCCCTGTCCATGTCGACGGCCGTGTTCATCGAAGGCGGCATGAGCTACGTCGGCATCGGCATCCGGCCGCCGGACCCGTCGCTGGGGTCGCTGCTCCAGTCCAGCGTGAACTTCCTCTCCCGCAACCCCTGGTACGCCATCGGCCCCATGGCCGCCGTGACGCTGCTGGTCCTCGGGTTCCAGCTCGTCGCCGACGGCCTGGGCGCACGCCTGCTGCGCCGCTGA
- a CDS encoding ABC transporter ATP-binding protein, which produces MTTPVLEVRNLVTRFPTDRGVAHAVEDVSLSIRAGETLALVGESGSGKSVTAQSLMRMVRRPGRIEGGQVLYHGRDLLSLSEGEMRAVRGTGIGMVFQDPIAGLNPVMRIRDQLVEGMLSHGKFTGAAARARARDLMALVGIPDPDARLADYPHAFSGGMRQRVMIAMAVANEPDVLIADEPTTALDVTVQAQVLDLLTRLGRELGTSILLITHNLGVVARVCDRAMVMYGGRIVEDGPVEQLFGDPRHPYTRDLLAATPRLRADRDLPLVPIPGRPPDLLAPPAGCPFAARCAHADDRCRQERPPRTRSGDRSWDCWRSLDGQLPPVERARPAALRTGGRTQPEGAGQVLLALTGVSKRFKGRGRRAPAVSALDGVDLTVGRGEAVGLVGESGCGKSTLGRVVLGIERPTGGSLRYAGQDITGLGARGVRALRRKVQIVFQDPYGSFNPRMTIGQTLAEPLRLRGPDGAGSAVPSSTGDLLELVGLDPAVVRRYPHEISGGQRQRIAIARALAVGPELVVCDEAVSALDVSLQAQIVNLLADLRQRLGLSYLFIGHDLATVRHVCDRIAVMYLGQIVETGQAEQVTAAPRHPYTVSLLSAVPEPDPGTERARERIVLTGDVPSPTAPPAGCRFHTRCPIGPLVHPERTVCRTERPLLGATAGGHPVACHFAGELRP; this is translated from the coding sequence ATGACCACACCCGTACTGGAAGTGCGCAACCTCGTCACGCGCTTCCCCACGGACCGCGGTGTGGCGCACGCCGTCGAGGACGTCAGCCTGAGCATCCGCGCCGGAGAGACCCTCGCGCTGGTCGGCGAGTCCGGATCGGGCAAGAGCGTCACCGCCCAGAGCCTGATGCGCATGGTCCGCCGGCCCGGCCGGATCGAGGGCGGGCAGGTGCTCTACCACGGGCGCGACCTGCTGAGCCTGAGCGAGGGCGAGATGCGCGCGGTGCGCGGCACCGGCATCGGCATGGTCTTCCAGGACCCGATCGCCGGCCTCAACCCCGTGATGAGGATCCGCGACCAGCTCGTCGAAGGCATGCTCTCGCACGGCAAGTTCACCGGCGCGGCCGCACGGGCCCGCGCACGGGACCTCATGGCACTGGTCGGGATCCCGGACCCGGACGCCCGGCTCGCCGACTATCCGCACGCGTTCTCCGGCGGCATGCGCCAGCGCGTCATGATCGCCATGGCCGTCGCGAACGAACCGGACGTGCTGATCGCGGACGAGCCGACCACCGCACTCGACGTCACCGTCCAGGCGCAGGTGCTCGACCTCCTCACCCGGCTGGGGCGGGAGCTCGGCACCTCCATCCTGCTGATCACCCACAACCTCGGCGTGGTGGCCAGGGTCTGCGACCGCGCGATGGTCATGTACGGCGGCCGGATCGTGGAGGACGGCCCCGTCGAGCAGCTCTTCGGTGATCCGCGCCACCCCTACACCCGTGACCTGCTGGCAGCCACGCCCCGGCTGCGTGCCGACCGCGACCTCCCGCTCGTCCCCATCCCCGGCAGACCGCCGGACCTGCTGGCGCCGCCGGCCGGCTGCCCGTTCGCGGCACGGTGCGCCCACGCCGACGACCGCTGCCGTCAGGAGCGGCCGCCGCGCACCCGCTCCGGCGACCGCTCCTGGGACTGCTGGCGCTCGCTCGACGGGCAGCTGCCCCCGGTCGAGAGGGCCCGTCCGGCCGCGCTCCGGACCGGCGGCCGGACTCAGCCGGAGGGTGCGGGCCAGGTGCTGCTCGCTCTGACCGGCGTCTCCAAGAGGTTCAAGGGCCGCGGCCGGCGCGCACCCGCGGTCAGCGCGCTCGACGGGGTCGATCTCACCGTGGGGCGGGGCGAGGCCGTGGGCCTGGTCGGCGAGTCCGGGTGCGGGAAGTCGACGCTGGGCCGGGTGGTGCTCGGGATCGAGCGGCCCACCGGTGGCTCGCTGCGCTACGCCGGACAGGACATCACCGGGCTCGGCGCCCGAGGGGTGCGCGCGCTGCGGCGCAAGGTGCAGATCGTCTTCCAGGATCCCTACGGCTCGTTCAACCCGCGGATGACGATCGGGCAGACCCTGGCCGAGCCGTTGCGGCTGCGCGGCCCGGACGGTGCCGGAAGCGCCGTACCGTCCTCCACCGGCGACCTGCTGGAGCTGGTGGGGCTCGATCCGGCGGTCGTCCGCCGCTATCCGCACGAGATCTCCGGAGGGCAGCGCCAGCGCATCGCCATCGCCCGCGCGCTGGCCGTCGGGCCCGAGCTGGTCGTCTGCGACGAAGCGGTCAGCGCGCTGGACGTGTCCTTGCAGGCGCAGATCGTCAACCTCCTGGCCGACCTGCGGCAACGCCTCGGGCTGAGCTATCTGTTCATCGGCCACGACCTGGCCACCGTGCGGCACGTCTGCGACCGCATCGCCGTCATGTACCTCGGACAGATCGTCGAGACGGGCCAGGCCGAGCAGGTCACGGCGGCGCCACGACACCCGTACACCGTCAGCCTGCTGTCCGCCGTGCCGGAACCCGATCCGGGGACCGAGCGGGCCCGCGAGCGGATCGTCCTCACCGGCGACGTTCCCAGTCCGACCGCGCCACCCGCCGGCTGCCGCTTCCACACCCGCTGCCCCATCGGTCCGCTGGTGCACCCCGAGCGCACCGTCTGCCGGACCGAGCGCCCGCTCCTGGGGGCCACGGCGGGCGGTCACCCCGTCGCCTGCCACTTCGCGGGCGAACTCCGGCCGTGA
- a CDS encoding serine/threonine-protein kinase: MTSGDGGHEAATHSERLIAGRYLLHDVLGRGGMGTVWRAHDQLLDRPVAAKELHILTTGDEEHRVRVRRTIREARAVARVPHPHVVGVHDLVESEDRLWIVMELVEGSSLAHRIAEAGPLTPQQTAAVGLQLIDALDAVHAVGTLHRDVKPANVLLRRDGSAVLTDFGIATLDDGEFLTTTGELIGSVEFMAPERVKGTEAGPASDLWSLGATLATVCGGQSPFRRPVAPATMHAVAYEEPVLPERLGPLRPVIEALLRKFPDERPSAAAARSALQAVVNGETDAGLLLPPATVRELRPSAPLAESDTMTSIRRWHVPAGEPVPPGRTTGSFDSPQSQSQSQSQSQSQPSRRAGPKRLWWALAGTAVLVAGAVGGLFLTGTLPLKEDPKARTTRQVVQSAGGWQPVTGVSIQRGDQVTVEFVSGEWTSDYQELPMTGPAGYAANTDKSQGGAKACKIKGTAPFATLLARLVGEQEFPIHVVGRRLVFRASGNAALQLGMNDAAGVCSDDNRGTMTVQVSVTHQR, encoded by the coding sequence GTGACATCCGGAGATGGCGGTCACGAGGCGGCCACGCATTCGGAACGGCTGATCGCCGGACGGTACCTGCTGCACGACGTCCTCGGCAGGGGCGGCATGGGTACCGTCTGGCGCGCCCATGACCAACTGCTCGACCGGCCGGTCGCCGCCAAGGAACTGCACATCCTCACCACGGGCGACGAGGAGCACCGCGTACGGGTACGGCGCACCATCCGCGAGGCCCGCGCGGTCGCCCGGGTGCCGCATCCCCACGTGGTCGGAGTCCACGACCTGGTCGAGTCCGAGGACCGGCTGTGGATCGTCATGGAACTCGTCGAGGGCTCCTCGCTGGCCCACCGAATCGCCGAGGCCGGGCCGCTCACACCGCAGCAGACCGCCGCCGTCGGCCTGCAACTGATCGACGCGCTCGACGCCGTCCACGCCGTCGGCACCCTGCACCGGGACGTCAAGCCCGCCAACGTGCTGCTGCGTCGCGACGGCAGTGCCGTCCTCACCGACTTCGGCATCGCGACCCTCGACGACGGCGAGTTCCTGACGACCACCGGTGAGCTGATCGGCTCCGTCGAGTTCATGGCACCGGAGCGCGTGAAGGGGACGGAGGCCGGGCCGGCATCCGACCTGTGGTCACTGGGCGCGACCCTTGCCACGGTGTGCGGTGGCCAGTCCCCGTTCCGCAGGCCGGTAGCGCCCGCGACCATGCACGCGGTGGCGTACGAGGAACCCGTCCTGCCGGAGCGGCTCGGCCCGCTGCGCCCCGTCATCGAGGCGCTGCTGCGCAAGTTCCCGGACGAGCGTCCTTCGGCGGCTGCCGCGCGGTCCGCGTTGCAGGCCGTCGTGAACGGCGAGACGGACGCCGGGCTGCTGCTGCCGCCGGCAACCGTGCGGGAGCTCAGGCCTTCGGCCCCGCTGGCCGAATCGGACACGATGACCAGTATCCGGAGATGGCACGTCCCGGCCGGGGAACCCGTGCCGCCGGGGCGGACCACCGGGTCGTTCGACTCTCCGCAGTCGCAGTCGCAGTCGCAGTCGCAGTCGCAGTCGCAGCCGTCCCGCCGGGCGGGGCCGAAGCGGCTGTGGTGGGCGCTGGCCGGAACGGCCGTGCTGGTGGCGGGTGCCGTGGGGGGTCTCTTCCTCACCGGGACGCTGCCGCTCAAGGAGGACCCGAAAGCGAGGACGACCCGCCAGGTCGTCCAGTCGGCGGGCGGTTGGCAGCCGGTCACCGGAGTGTCGATCCAGCGGGGAGACCAGGTCACCGTGGAGTTCGTCTCCGGGGAATGGACCTCTGACTACCAAGAGCTGCCCATGACGGGGCCGGCCGGTTATGCCGCGAACACCGACAAGTCGCAGGGCGGGGCGAAGGCCTGCAAGATCAAGGGAACCGCTCCGTTCGCCACCCTGCTGGCCCGGCTCGTGGGCGAGCAGGAATTCCCGATCCACGTCGTCGGGCGGAGGCTTGTCTTCCGGGCGAGCGGCAACGCCGCCCTGCAACTGGGCATGAACGACGCCGCCGGCGTCTGTTCTGACGACAACAGGGGCACGATGACCGTGCAGGTGAGCGTCACGCATCAACGTTGA
- a CDS encoding GNAT family N-acetyltransferase: MSNENGLDIAYVSPSRAGDLDLMSSVTGLINEVYEVAEEGLWVEGTTRTTTQEVEALTRSAEIVTAHMDGEVVGCVRVQQLDGPVCEFGMLAAAPKRRGIGIGRELVRFAEEDSRQKGCGVMQLELLVPREWSHPSKVFLDEWYTRIGYRVSRIGSIEDFYPALAPHLATACDFIVYQKNLRE, from the coding sequence ATGAGCAACGAAAACGGACTCGACATCGCGTACGTGTCTCCGTCCCGGGCCGGAGACCTCGACCTCATGTCATCGGTCACAGGACTGATCAACGAGGTTTACGAGGTGGCCGAGGAGGGGCTCTGGGTGGAGGGAACGACGAGGACCACCACGCAGGAGGTCGAGGCGCTCACCAGGTCGGCCGAGATCGTCACGGCGCACATGGACGGCGAGGTCGTCGGATGTGTCAGGGTCCAGCAACTCGACGGACCGGTGTGTGAGTTCGGCATGCTGGCAGCAGCGCCCAAGCGGCGCGGCATCGGAATCGGCCGTGAACTGGTCCGGTTCGCGGAGGAGGACAGCCGGCAGAAGGGTTGCGGGGTGATGCAATTGGAACTGCTCGTTCCCCGCGAGTGGTCACACCCGTCCAAGGTGTTTCTCGATGAGTGGTATACGCGCATCGGCTACAGGGTCAGCCGCATCGGATCGATCGAGGACTTCTATCCGGCACTCGCACCGCATCTCGCCACGGCGTGCGATTTCATCGTCTACCAGAAGAACCTGAGGGAATAG
- a CDS encoding Sua5/YciO/YrdC/YwlC family protein has product MHGAAERVLMALHAGDAVAVPLPSPLPYAVVAADVGAVNRAKGRPADQPLGLVTRGMEDIAPHLAMGPEHIATVVRLCTEERLNVFAPLVDDAPAWLAQNRAHTDGNVGLMGSWLPELRDVLLETGRLYVSSANPTGKPTAVTASETDGVFGGRLLVVDGDHLRDPARKHGSATIVRVSGDGDLTLVRHGVNDEGFDGDEAAYLAALRRPAASRP; this is encoded by the coding sequence ATGCACGGCGCCGCCGAGCGGGTGCTGATGGCGTTGCACGCCGGCGACGCGGTGGCCGTGCCGCTTCCCTCTCCGCTGCCCTACGCGGTCGTCGCGGCGGACGTGGGGGCCGTGAATCGCGCCAAGGGACGGCCGGCGGACCAGCCGTTGGGCCTTGTCACGCGTGGCATGGAGGACATCGCACCCCACCTCGCCATGGGCCCCGAGCACATCGCGACGGTGGTGCGGCTGTGCACCGAGGAACGGCTCAACGTCTTCGCGCCGCTGGTCGACGACGCTCCCGCATGGTTGGCCCAGAACCGTGCCCACACGGATGGGAACGTCGGCCTGATGGGTTCCTGGCTGCCCGAACTGCGGGACGTTCTCCTGGAGACGGGCCGCCTGTATGTCAGCAGTGCGAACCCGACGGGGAAACCCACGGCCGTGACGGCATCGGAGACGGACGGGGTGTTCGGCGGACGGCTGCTGGTCGTCGACGGCGACCACCTGCGCGACCCCGCCCGGAAGCACGGTTCCGCGACGATCGTCCGCGTGTCCGGTGACGGCGATCTCACCCTCGTGCGACACGGCGTCAACGACGAGGGGTTCGACGGCGACGAGGCCGCGTACCTGGCGGCCCTGCGCCGTCCCGCGGCGAGCCGGCCGTAG
- a CDS encoding ABC transporter substrate-binding protein yields the protein MPAPLHRPSRRSVLAAGAGLALGTGPLSACRSAVAEQRGTGGGPRSGGTLHMVQGADILPAFLLSQINPNFSLSRTVFNTLTELDHRTLRPRPSLATSWRVSGDGRTYVFRLRDDVTFHSGRPFGPDDVVFVLDYLTRDTTSSQVKHVAQQITSAGRTGDHEVTIRFGAPVSNVWDMFEMMVLIDRESVSDLASGSRMIGTGPFAVESYRPGASVSLKRNHRYFKPGRPFLDAVEIAIITQSSSAVASLRSGQAHLALDLAPLDAAGIRDRPGFRLVQSDADDLTFYIGANVEVPPLDRTEVRQAIAWAVDRERILDQALGGIGRPSSLPWSPSSPAWDADAAASYTLHPAEAKRLLRQGGARGAKVGLYYSNTLATNAAIAQIVQANLADVGLVCRLQPMQDAEFQKLFVSGKIPGLFVNGHGFGQLTPSTLVKGAWPFNAQKNSSNFASRDYSRLAEKAWTGTGDALAAAYRDLNRLFLKEQFAIDLVNSTHTYAVQASLEGLAWTMYDYLDLDNAYLA from the coding sequence GTGCCTGCACCACTTCACCGACCGTCGCGGCGTTCCGTCCTGGCCGCGGGCGCGGGACTCGCGCTCGGTACGGGCCCGCTCTCCGCCTGCCGCAGCGCCGTCGCGGAGCAGCGGGGAACGGGCGGTGGACCGCGGAGCGGCGGCACCCTGCACATGGTCCAGGGAGCGGACATCCTGCCCGCGTTCCTGCTCTCGCAGATCAATCCGAACTTCTCGCTGAGCCGCACCGTCTTCAACACGCTCACCGAGCTCGACCACAGGACCCTCCGCCCCAGGCCCTCGCTCGCCACGAGCTGGAGGGTGTCGGGCGACGGGCGGACGTACGTGTTCCGGCTGCGCGACGACGTCACGTTCCACTCGGGCCGCCCCTTCGGACCCGACGACGTCGTGTTCGTCCTCGACTACCTGACCAGGGACACCACCAGCTCGCAGGTCAAGCACGTGGCCCAGCAGATCACGTCGGCCGGGCGGACCGGGGACCACGAGGTCACCATCCGCTTCGGGGCGCCCGTCAGCAACGTCTGGGACATGTTCGAGATGATGGTCCTCATCGACCGCGAGTCGGTGTCCGACCTGGCCTCGGGCAGCCGGATGATCGGCACCGGCCCCTTCGCCGTCGAGTCCTACAGGCCCGGCGCCTCCGTCTCGCTGAAGCGCAACCACCGCTACTTCAAACCGGGCCGCCCGTTCCTGGACGCCGTCGAGATCGCCATCATCACGCAGTCCTCGTCCGCCGTGGCCTCGCTCCGTTCGGGGCAGGCCCATCTGGCGCTCGATCTGGCCCCCCTCGACGCCGCCGGCATCCGCGACCGGCCGGGGTTCCGCCTGGTGCAGTCCGACGCCGACGACCTCACCTTCTACATCGGTGCCAACGTTGAGGTCCCGCCGCTCGACAGGACCGAGGTGCGGCAGGCCATCGCCTGGGCGGTCGACCGGGAGCGGATACTCGACCAGGCGCTCGGCGGCATCGGCCGGCCGAGCAGCCTGCCGTGGTCACCCAGCTCGCCCGCCTGGGACGCGGACGCCGCGGCGTCCTACACGCTCCACCCGGCCGAGGCGAAGCGCCTGCTGCGCCAGGGCGGCGCGCGAGGCGCCAAGGTCGGTCTCTACTACAGCAACACCCTCGCCACGAACGCCGCCATCGCGCAGATCGTGCAGGCCAACCTGGCGGACGTCGGCCTCGTGTGCCGGCTCCAGCCGATGCAGGACGCGGAGTTCCAGAAGCTGTTCGTGAGCGGGAAGATCCCCGGACTCTTCGTCAACGGCCACGGGTTCGGGCAGCTGACCCCGTCGACTCTCGTCAAGGGCGCCTGGCCCTTCAACGCCCAGAAGAACTCCTCCAACTTCGCAAGCCGCGACTACAGCCGCCTGGCGGAGAAGGCCTGGACCGGCACGGGTGACGCGCTTGCAGCCGCGTACCGGGACCTGAACCGGCTCTTCCTCAAGGAGCAGTTCGCCATCGACCTGGTCAACAGCACCCACACCTATGCCGTCCAGGCATCGCTCGAAGGGCTGGCATGGACGATGTACGACTACCTCGACCTCGACAACGCCTACCTGGCCTGA
- a CDS encoding aldo/keto reductase family oxidoreductase, with product MKTFTLPGTDILAPNVVLGLMRIADKTDDEVRELVRTARDAGIDFVDHADVYGGELHGCERRFAEAMALTPSQRDEITIQTKAGIVTDGPYFDFSYEHIVESVEGSLAALRTDRIDILLLHRPDALVEPEEVARAFDDLESSGKVRAFGVSNQTPRQIDLLRRYVRQPIVANQLQLSITHEPIIAQGVAANMLAEQQSVTLDGGGIVDYCRLNDITIQAWSPFQAGFFTGVFLGSPEYPELNAVIDRLAAQYDVPAIAIATAWITRHPAQMQVVLGTTNPERVAGAAQGSELRLTRAEWYELFRAAGHLVP from the coding sequence GTGAAGACCTTCACCCTGCCCGGCACCGACATCCTCGCCCCGAACGTCGTGCTCGGCCTGATGCGCATCGCCGACAAGACCGACGACGAGGTGCGCGAGCTCGTGCGCACCGCGCGCGATGCGGGCATCGACTTCGTCGACCATGCCGACGTCTACGGCGGCGAGCTGCACGGTTGTGAACGCCGCTTCGCCGAGGCGATGGCGCTGACCCCGTCGCAGCGTGACGAGATCACGATCCAGACCAAGGCCGGAATCGTGACGGACGGTCCCTACTTCGACTTCTCCTACGAGCACATCGTCGAATCGGTCGAGGGCTCACTCGCGGCCCTGCGGACCGACCGCATCGACATCCTGCTGCTGCACCGCCCCGACGCGCTCGTCGAGCCCGAGGAGGTGGCCCGCGCCTTCGACGACCTCGAGTCCTCGGGCAAGGTGCGCGCCTTCGGTGTCTCGAACCAGACCCCACGCCAGATCGACCTGCTGCGCAGGTACGTGCGCCAGCCCATCGTGGCCAACCAGCTCCAGCTCTCGATCACGCACGAGCCGATCATCGCTCAAGGGGTCGCCGCCAACATGCTCGCGGAGCAGCAGTCGGTCACCCTCGACGGCGGAGGGATCGTCGACTACTGCCGTCTGAACGACATCACCATCCAGGCGTGGTCTCCCTTCCAGGCCGGCTTCTTCACGGGTGTCTTCCTCGGCTCGCCGGAGTACCCCGAGCTCAACGCCGTCATCGACCGCCTCGCCGCCCAGTACGACGTCCCCGCCATCGCGATCGCGACTGCCTGGATCACCCGCCACCCCGCTCAGATGCAGGTCGTGCTCGGCACCACCAACCCGGAGCGCGTCGCCGGCGCCGCCCAGGGCTCCGAACTCCGGCTCACCCGGGCCGAGTGGTACGAGCTGTTCCGCGCCGCTGGCCACCTCGTTCCCTGA
- a CDS encoding AraC family transcriptional regulator, giving the protein METVKEPIAAANYTWRSLYVEKVTLSGGPQAVYLPPPPGVRVGIAMGVVSFRDHRQPRHKEVIALPDHACITPPGWGKTLVFTPKADGGATVVGITIPTETFSRVMEEEGHGGTPDDLTDIPAAHRADPVLAAVARAVVTAYEAGADDLYAESAAQFLATHLVTPRTVADRGSRGTLGRRQLETVTSYMREHFGDPITLDDLSALTSYSRYHFTRCFKAATGRTPYRYLNEIRIEMARTYLESSGDTVLHIGRKCGFGDPRGFTRNFRHIVGCTPSQYRAMRG; this is encoded by the coding sequence ATGGAGACAGTGAAAGAACCGATAGCAGCAGCCAACTACACATGGCGCTCCCTGTATGTGGAGAAGGTGACGCTCTCCGGGGGTCCCCAGGCCGTCTACCTGCCGCCCCCGCCCGGCGTCAGGGTCGGCATCGCCATGGGGGTGGTGAGCTTTCGCGACCATCGGCAGCCGCGGCACAAGGAGGTCATCGCCCTCCCTGACCACGCGTGCATCACTCCTCCGGGATGGGGGAAGACGCTCGTCTTCACGCCGAAGGCGGATGGAGGAGCCACCGTGGTCGGCATCACGATACCGACCGAGACGTTCAGCAGGGTCATGGAAGAAGAGGGCCATGGGGGCACCCCGGACGACCTCACGGATATACCTGCCGCGCATCGGGCCGATCCCGTTCTCGCCGCCGTGGCGAGGGCTGTCGTGACGGCGTACGAGGCGGGCGCGGACGACCTCTACGCGGAGTCGGCCGCCCAGTTTCTGGCAACGCACCTCGTGACCCCCCGTACGGTGGCGGACCGAGGCTCCCGGGGAACGCTGGGCCGCCGGCAGCTCGAAACGGTCACCTCCTACATGCGGGAGCACTTCGGGGACCCCATCACGCTCGACGACCTGTCGGCCCTGACGTCGTACAGCCGTTACCACTTCACACGCTGCTTCAAGGCGGCCACGGGGCGCACGCCGTATCGCTACCTCAACGAGATCCGCATCGAGATGGCCCGCACGTATCTGGAGAGCAGCGGCGACACCGTCCTCCACATCGGCAGGAAGTGCGGATTCGGGGACCCCCGGGGTTTTACGAGGAACTTCCGCCATATCGTCGGATGCACACCGTCGCAGTACCGCGCGATGCGCGGCTGA